In Hymenobacter sublimis, a single genomic region encodes these proteins:
- the ade gene encoding adenine deaminase, giving the protein MPATFQLRANVIDLFANTIRPATVTVADGRIQAVEATGATSPDAALPYALPGFVDAHVHVESSLLVPSEFARLAVVHGTVATVSDPHEIGNVLGVAGVKYMLENGQQVPFKFCFGAPSCVPATPFETAGAEITAADIELLFQQHPEIGYLAEMMNWPGVLHRDELVMEKIRLAQQYGRPVDGHAPGLRGADARQYAAAGISTDHECFTAEEALDKLAVGMKILIREGSAARNFEALIDLLPEYYEHLMFCSDDKHPDTLVLGHINQLVQRAVARGQDVLKVLRVACRNPVEHYTLPVGLLREGDPADFIVVDNLTDFTVQRTYLNGELVAENGRTLIPAVPVAVVNNFATTPVSPQDFQLPAPQPAATVRVMECFDGQLITARHDVPARVENGLVQPDVARDILKLTVVNRYHAAPPAVAFIQGFGLKRGALASSVGHDSHNITAVGCDDESLTRAVNLVVAARGGLAVVSPDGEELILPLPVAGLMSDQQGPHVAEAYAAVDALAKQLGSPLQAPFMTLSFMALLVIPSLKISDKGLFDGEAFRFVEAVV; this is encoded by the coding sequence ATGCCCGCTACTTTTCAGCTCCGAGCCAATGTTATCGACCTGTTTGCCAATACCATACGCCCCGCCACGGTTACGGTAGCAGACGGTCGTATTCAGGCCGTTGAGGCCACCGGGGCTACCTCCCCAGATGCGGCCCTGCCCTACGCCCTACCGGGTTTTGTGGATGCGCACGTGCACGTGGAAAGCTCCCTGCTGGTACCCTCCGAGTTTGCCCGGCTGGCGGTGGTGCACGGCACCGTGGCTACCGTCTCGGACCCGCATGAGATTGGCAATGTGCTGGGCGTGGCCGGCGTGAAGTACATGCTGGAGAACGGGCAGCAGGTGCCATTTAAGTTTTGCTTTGGGGCGCCTTCCTGCGTGCCCGCTACCCCGTTTGAAACCGCCGGGGCCGAAATAACAGCCGCCGATATTGAGCTGCTTTTCCAGCAGCACCCCGAAATCGGCTACCTCGCAGAAATGATGAACTGGCCGGGCGTGCTCCACCGCGACGAGCTGGTGATGGAGAAAATCCGGCTGGCCCAGCAGTACGGCCGCCCAGTAGATGGCCATGCCCCCGGCCTGCGCGGGGCTGATGCCCGCCAGTACGCCGCAGCCGGCATCAGCACCGACCACGAGTGCTTCACGGCCGAAGAAGCCCTGGACAAACTAGCCGTGGGCATGAAGATCCTAATCCGAGAAGGCTCGGCCGCCCGCAACTTCGAAGCCCTGATTGACTTGCTGCCCGAGTACTACGAGCACCTGATGTTTTGCTCCGATGACAAGCACCCCGATACCCTGGTGCTGGGCCACATCAACCAGCTGGTGCAGCGCGCCGTAGCCCGCGGCCAGGATGTGCTAAAAGTACTGCGCGTGGCCTGTCGCAACCCTGTGGAGCACTATACGCTACCCGTAGGCCTGCTGCGCGAAGGCGACCCAGCCGATTTTATTGTGGTTGACAATCTCACAGATTTCACGGTGCAGCGCACTTACCTCAATGGGGAGTTGGTAGCCGAAAACGGCCGTACGCTCATTCCGGCCGTGCCCGTGGCGGTAGTAAATAACTTTGCTACCACCCCCGTCAGCCCCCAGGATTTTCAGCTCCCGGCCCCGCAGCCGGCGGCTACAGTTCGGGTAATGGAGTGCTTCGACGGGCAGCTTATTACGGCCCGCCACGACGTACCGGCCCGCGTAGAAAATGGCTTGGTGCAACCTGATGTGGCCCGAGACATCCTTAAGCTCACGGTAGTAAACCGCTACCACGCAGCCCCACCGGCCGTGGCCTTTATTCAGGGTTTCGGGCTGAAGCGGGGCGCCTTGGCCAGCAGCGTCGGCCACGACTCGCACAACATCACGGCCGTAGGATGCGACGACGAGAGCCTGACCCGGGCCGTAAATCTGGTAGTAGCAGCGCGCGGAGGCCTAGCCGTGGTGTCACCCGATGGAGAGGAACTGATTCTGCCCCTACCCGTGGCGGGCCTGATGTCAGACCAGCAGGGTCCGCACGTAGCGGAAGCCTACGCGGCCGTGGATGCGCTGGCCAAGCAGCTTGGCTCCCCATTGCAGGCCCCGTTTATGACGCTTTCCTTTATGGCCTTGCTCGTAATTCCCAGCCTGAAGATCAGCGACAAAGGCCTGTTCGATGGCGAAGCCTTCCGCTTCGTAGAGGCAGTCGTGTAG
- the rny gene encoding ribonuclease Y, with protein sequence MSESLYIVLAAVLALVVGVVLGRLLAGKARQDHEADAKARAQQLLAEAEAQATRTRDERIQQSKDKFRTLKQEFEQESRRQKQALEQELTERRAAVVEQEQSIKQLTLTTQKQLEQIQRKEKELEATREKIETQALQQREKLDAQEEKRRTVLENQLAKLEQREREVEEELEERGQELSTKLHQVTTQLENISGLTAAEAREQLVESLKNEAQIQASSYIKDVVAQAKLTATKDAKKVVLETIQRTAAEHAIENCVSIFNIESDDVKGKIIGREGRNIRALEAATGVEIIVDDTPEAIIISGFDPVRREVARLSLHLLVKDGRIHPARIEEIVAKTRKNIDEEIVEIGEKTIIDLGIHGLHPELIKMVGRMRFRSSYGQNLLQHSREVANLCATMAAELGLNVKHAKRAGLLHDIGKVSTEEPELPHAILGMEMAKKYKEHPDVVNAIGAHHDEIEMTAMISPLVQACDAISGSRPGARREMMESYIKRLKQLEETANGFKGVNQCFAIQAGRELRVMVDAENVTDERAAELSYEISQKIEKEMQYPGQIKITVIREMRAVAYAK encoded by the coding sequence ATGTCCGAATCTCTTTATATTGTCCTGGCAGCCGTGCTGGCCCTTGTGGTTGGCGTGGTACTGGGGCGCCTGCTGGCTGGCAAAGCCCGGCAGGACCACGAAGCCGACGCTAAGGCGCGCGCCCAGCAGTTGCTGGCCGAAGCCGAAGCCCAGGCCACCCGCACCCGCGACGAGCGGATTCAGCAGTCCAAGGATAAATTTCGCACCCTTAAGCAGGAATTCGAGCAGGAAAGCCGCCGCCAGAAGCAGGCCCTAGAACAGGAATTGACCGAGCGCCGCGCCGCCGTAGTAGAGCAGGAGCAGAGCATCAAGCAACTAACCCTTACTACCCAAAAGCAGCTGGAGCAGATTCAGCGCAAGGAAAAAGAGCTGGAAGCAACCCGCGAGAAAATAGAAACGCAGGCCCTGCAGCAGCGTGAAAAGCTGGATGCCCAGGAGGAAAAGCGCCGCACGGTGCTGGAAAACCAACTGGCCAAGCTGGAACAGCGCGAGCGGGAAGTAGAAGAGGAGTTGGAGGAGCGCGGCCAGGAGCTGAGCACCAAGCTGCACCAGGTAACCACGCAGCTAGAGAATATTTCGGGTCTGACCGCCGCCGAAGCCCGCGAGCAACTGGTGGAGTCGCTGAAAAACGAAGCTCAGATCCAGGCTTCCAGCTACATCAAAGACGTAGTAGCCCAGGCCAAGCTCACGGCCACCAAAGACGCCAAAAAGGTAGTGCTGGAAACTATTCAGCGCACCGCCGCCGAGCACGCCATTGAGAACTGCGTGTCCATTTTCAACATCGAGTCGGACGACGTGAAGGGCAAGATTATTGGCCGCGAAGGCCGTAACATCCGGGCCCTGGAAGCAGCTACTGGTGTGGAAATCATTGTGGACGACACGCCCGAAGCCATCATCATTTCCGGCTTCGACCCGGTGCGCCGCGAGGTAGCCCGCCTAAGCCTGCACCTGCTGGTGAAGGATGGCCGGATTCACCCGGCCCGCATCGAAGAAATTGTGGCTAAAACCCGCAAGAATATTGATGAGGAAATCGTCGAAATCGGCGAGAAGACCATCATCGACCTGGGCATTCACGGCTTGCACCCCGAGCTGATCAAGATGGTAGGCCGCATGCGTTTCCGCTCCTCTTACGGGCAGAACCTGCTGCAGCACTCCCGCGAGGTAGCCAACCTGTGCGCTACTATGGCCGCCGAGCTGGGCCTGAACGTGAAGCACGCCAAGCGCGCCGGCCTCTTGCACGACATCGGCAAGGTAAGCACCGAGGAACCCGAGCTGCCCCACGCCATCCTAGGCATGGAAATGGCCAAGAAGTACAAGGAGCATCCCGACGTAGTCAACGCCATCGGCGCCCACCACGACGAAATTGAGATGACAGCCATGATTTCGCCCCTGGTGCAGGCCTGCGACGCCATTAGCGGCTCGCGCCCCGGTGCCCGCCGCGAGATGATGGAAAGCTACATCAAGCGTCTCAAGCAACTGGAAGAAACGGCCAACGGCTTCAAAGGTGTTAACCAGTGCTTTGCTATTCAGGCCGGCCGCGAGCTGCGCGTGATGGTAGACGCCGAAAACGTAACCGATGAGCGCGCCGCGGAGCTGAGCTACGAGATTTCCCAGAAAATTGAGAAGGAAATGCAGTACCCTGGTCAAATCAAAATCACGGTTATCCGGGAGATGCGCGCCGTAGCCTACGCCAAATAG
- a CDS encoding response regulator encodes MSKKLRNVVLVDDNETTSFLNNRLLSRLDVADQVHTFSKAEQAYQQIWGGSKGEQPSDEAPDLVFVDLKMPGMDGFEFLKLYSSLPEAVREKTVMAVLTTSMHAADTARVAQYEGVEYLAKPLTEEKMQKLLQKRFVTV; translated from the coding sequence ATGTCAAAGAAGTTGCGCAACGTGGTGTTGGTGGATGATAATGAAACCACCAGCTTCCTGAATAACCGTCTGCTCAGCCGCCTCGACGTGGCTGACCAGGTGCATACCTTTTCCAAAGCCGAGCAGGCCTACCAGCAGATCTGGGGCGGCAGCAAGGGCGAGCAGCCCAGCGACGAAGCCCCCGACCTGGTGTTCGTGGACCTGAAAATGCCCGGCATGGATGGCTTCGAGTTCCTGAAACTCTACAGTTCTCTACCCGAGGCCGTCCGGGAAAAGACCGTTATGGCCGTGCTGACTACCTCCATGCACGCCGCCGACACTGCGCGCGTAGCCCAGTACGAAGGCGTGGAATACCTAGCCAAGCCCCTAACGGAGGAAAAGATGCAGAAGCTGCTGCAAAAGCGTTTCGTAACGGTGTAA
- a CDS encoding 2TM domain-containing protein: METSQRDPQLWRMAKDRAKFKSHLFTYITVNALLWTIWLLTGRPATPLPWPVWPTVFWGIGVAIQGFSTYGSMGRAQLSEREYERLVRERANRV, translated from the coding sequence ATGGAAACCTCCCAGCGCGACCCTCAACTATGGCGCATGGCGAAAGACCGCGCCAAGTTCAAATCTCACCTGTTCACCTACATCACCGTCAACGCCCTGCTCTGGACCATTTGGCTCCTGACCGGCCGGCCCGCTACGCCCTTGCCCTGGCCCGTGTGGCCCACCGTGTTCTGGGGCATTGGGGTTGCCATCCAGGGCTTTTCCACCTACGGCAGCATGGGACGGGCGCAGCTTTCGGAGCGGGAATATGAGCGGCTGGTGCGCGAGCGGGCCAATCGGGTGTAA
- a CDS encoding alpha/beta fold hydrolase, with product MKTHLHVQKYGAGPRVVLAFHGYGQGEGHWRTFIQALGPDVTVYAFDLFYHGRSKLAKADAPLTKKRLGELLSEFLRVQNIEKFSLLAFSMGAKFALTLAERAPEQVEQVWLIAPDGLQRQFWYALATYPPWMRGVLGRAVLRPQRILRFLDTLHQRRLLDANLIRFAQWQLDSREKRLRVYRSWTGFRKLTFDLSKLAVTLNHRPTPVTFFLGRHDRVIPHAGLQGFIASLRAAHTVVLEAGHAGLIYDVAAYLRRHPELRLA from the coding sequence ATGAAAACCCACCTGCATGTTCAGAAGTATGGCGCAGGGCCGCGGGTAGTGTTGGCATTTCATGGGTACGGGCAGGGAGAAGGCCACTGGCGCACGTTTATCCAGGCGCTAGGCCCGGATGTCACGGTGTACGCCTTCGACCTGTTTTACCACGGCCGCAGTAAGCTAGCCAAAGCTGATGCGCCGCTCACCAAAAAGCGCCTCGGTGAGCTACTGAGTGAGTTTTTGCGGGTTCAGAACATTGAGAAATTCAGCCTGCTGGCCTTCAGCATGGGCGCCAAATTCGCCCTTACCCTGGCCGAGCGGGCTCCGGAGCAGGTAGAGCAGGTGTGGCTGATTGCGCCCGATGGCCTGCAGCGCCAGTTCTGGTACGCCCTGGCCACTTACCCACCCTGGATGCGCGGGGTATTGGGCCGGGCGGTGCTGCGGCCCCAGCGTATCCTTCGCTTCCTCGATACCCTGCACCAACGGCGCCTCCTCGACGCCAACCTTATTCGCTTTGCCCAGTGGCAACTTGATAGTCGGGAAAAGCGCCTGCGCGTGTACCGAAGCTGGACCGGGTTTCGCAAGCTGACCTTCGACCTAAGCAAGCTGGCGGTTACCCTTAACCACCGGCCCACGCCCGTTACGTTCTTTCTGGGCCGCCACGACCGAGTGATTCCGCACGCGGGTTTGCAAGGGTTTATTGCCTCCCTACGAGCAGCCCATACGGTGGTGCTGGAGGCAGGCCACGCCGGGCTTATCTATGATGTTGCGGCCTACCTGCGCCGCCACCCCGAACTGCGCCTAGCCTAG
- a CDS encoding O-acetyl-ADP-ribose deacetylase gives MPGTSPPSNWRAEAQRFGRILLYRGNITHLDTDAVVNAANSSLLGGGGVDGAIHRAGGPEILAACRALRASHYGSGLATGEAVITTGGRLPARHVIHTVGPVWNGGHKHEPELLANCYRNSLHLAEQHSLSSVAFPGISTGIYGYPKAEAAEIATREVRQFLQEHEFPQEVVFVAFDDEGVELLARALG, from the coding sequence ATGCCCGGTACCTCCCCTCCCTCGAACTGGCGCGCGGAAGCGCAGCGCTTCGGCCGCATTCTACTTTACCGCGGCAACATTACGCACCTGGATACTGACGCCGTGGTAAACGCCGCCAATTCCAGCCTGTTGGGCGGGGGCGGCGTTGATGGGGCCATTCACCGCGCCGGCGGACCCGAAATTCTGGCTGCCTGCCGGGCTCTGCGCGCTAGCCACTACGGCAGCGGGCTTGCCACCGGCGAGGCCGTCATCACGACGGGCGGTAGGCTGCCGGCCCGCCACGTTATTCATACGGTAGGCCCGGTCTGGAACGGCGGCCACAAACACGAGCCGGAGTTGCTGGCCAACTGCTACCGCAACAGCCTGCATTTAGCCGAGCAACACAGCTTGAGCAGTGTGGCTTTTCCGGGCATCAGCACCGGCATTTACGGCTACCCCAAGGCGGAGGCAGCAGAAATTGCCACCCGTGAGGTGCGGCAATTTCTGCAAGAGCATGAGTTTCCGCAGGAGGTCGTTTTCGTGGCCTTCGACGATGAGGGAGTTGAGCTGCTGGCCCGCGCGCTAGGCTAG
- a CDS encoding DUF502 domain-containing protein: protein MRRLLNYFLSGFLIVAPIGLTIYILYALLRWLNDLFAGLSFDVPGLGLVVAILLISAVGFVAKSFLVRPFLIITERLLHRTPLVSIIYSSLKDLFDAFVGDNQKFNRPVLVRMSAAEQTYKMGFVTQPTMAAIHRDDLLAVYFPHSYNFSGELVLVPVQNITYLDLPSSEVMKFIVSGGVSRLG, encoded by the coding sequence ATGCGCCGTTTGCTTAACTACTTCCTCAGTGGGTTTCTGATTGTTGCCCCGATTGGCCTAACCATCTACATCCTGTACGCGCTGCTGCGCTGGCTCAACGACCTATTTGCGGGGCTGAGCTTTGATGTGCCGGGCCTGGGCCTCGTGGTAGCCATCCTGCTGATTTCAGCCGTGGGGTTCGTGGCGAAGTCGTTTCTGGTGCGGCCCTTCCTCATTATCACGGAGCGTCTGCTGCACCGTACTCCGCTGGTTAGCATCATCTACTCCAGCCTCAAGGACCTGTTTGACGCCTTTGTGGGCGACAATCAGAAGTTTAACCGCCCCGTGCTGGTGCGCATGAGTGCCGCCGAGCAGACCTACAAGATGGGCTTCGTAACCCAGCCTACCATGGCTGCCATTCACCGCGACGATCTGCTGGCCGTATACTTTCCCCATTCCTATAACTTCTCCGGGGAGCTGGTGCTGGTGCCGGTCCAGAACATTACCTACCTCGACCTACCCAGCAGTGAAGTCATGAAGTTCATCGTCTCGGGCGGCGTATCGAGGCTGGGATAA
- a CDS encoding mercuric reductase, translating into MATSVRYDALIIGSGQAGNPLATALAKAGRKVALVEKHYLGGSCINYGCSPVKAMLASAERMQQVATAADYGVKASAPRPDFRAIVARKDAIIQAKREGVEKNLTEEQPGITVLHGHAAFISPRTVRIALLTGEQQVVKAPLIFINTGTRAAVPPIDGLAESGFMTNEELLDLKQLPEHLLILGGGYIGLEFGQMFRRFGSRVTIVDESATLLEREDDDVCEALRGQLEADGVEFVLGARVRHVSRNADGVYTLTATTAAGERRLRGSHLLVAVGREPNTDDLGLEAAGIDTNDKGYILVNERLQTNVRGVYALGDVHPGPQFTHLSYDDYRVVRDNLLHRKRRSAKSRPLPYVVFTQPQLGRIGLSETQAQEQQLDYRVATMPVRVVGRAQETGHSAGFMKVLVDARDHLIGATVFCEQGGEIMSMIQLAMAGNLTCDQLQNMVFAHPTWAESLNNLFAKLKKAD; encoded by the coding sequence ATGGCTACTTCTGTTCGTTACGATGCGCTTATCATTGGCTCCGGCCAGGCCGGCAACCCCTTGGCTACAGCCCTGGCCAAGGCCGGGCGCAAGGTAGCCCTCGTTGAGAAACACTACCTCGGCGGCTCCTGCATCAACTATGGCTGCTCGCCGGTGAAGGCCATGCTCGCTTCTGCCGAACGGATGCAGCAGGTAGCTACGGCCGCCGACTACGGAGTGAAAGCCAGCGCACCCCGGCCCGACTTTCGCGCCATTGTAGCGCGAAAAGATGCCATCATTCAAGCCAAGCGGGAAGGCGTAGAGAAAAATCTGACGGAAGAGCAACCCGGCATTACCGTACTCCACGGCCACGCGGCCTTTATCAGTCCGCGCACCGTGCGCATTGCTTTGCTTACCGGGGAGCAGCAGGTAGTAAAAGCCCCGCTTATCTTCATCAACACGGGCACCCGGGCCGCCGTACCCCCCATTGACGGGCTGGCCGAGAGCGGGTTCATGACCAACGAAGAGCTGCTGGACCTCAAGCAATTACCCGAGCACCTGCTGATTTTGGGCGGGGGGTACATCGGGCTGGAATTTGGGCAGATGTTCCGCCGCTTTGGCAGCCGCGTTACCATTGTAGATGAGTCTGCTACCCTGCTGGAGCGCGAAGACGATGACGTGTGCGAGGCCCTGCGCGGCCAATTGGAGGCCGATGGGGTTGAGTTTGTTCTCGGTGCCCGGGTTCGGCACGTGTCGCGCAACGCCGACGGCGTGTATACACTTACGGCTACTACTGCTGCCGGCGAGCGGCGCCTACGTGGCTCCCACTTGCTGGTAGCCGTAGGTCGGGAGCCCAACACCGACGACCTAGGCCTGGAGGCGGCCGGCATCGACACCAACGACAAAGGCTACATTCTGGTAAACGAGCGGCTGCAAACCAATGTGCGCGGCGTGTACGCCCTTGGCGACGTCCATCCCGGCCCTCAGTTCACCCACCTCAGCTACGACGACTACCGCGTAGTGCGCGACAACCTGTTGCACCGCAAGCGCCGCTCGGCCAAATCCCGCCCCCTACCCTACGTGGTGTTCACCCAACCCCAACTCGGGCGCATCGGCCTTTCCGAAACGCAGGCCCAGGAACAGCAACTCGACTACCGCGTGGCCACCATGCCCGTGCGCGTAGTGGGCCGTGCCCAGGAAACGGGCCACAGTGCGGGCTTTATGAAGGTGCTGGTGGATGCGCGGGACCACCTCATTGGGGCCACTGTTTTCTGTGAGCAAGGCGGCGAAATCATGTCCATGATTCAGTTAGCCATGGCCGGCAACCTTACCTGCGACCAGCTGCAGAACATGGTATTTGCCCACCCTACCTGGGCCGAATCATTAAACAACCTGTTTGCCAAACTAAAGAAGGCAGATTAA
- a CDS encoding 4-hydroxy-3-methylbut-2-enyl diphosphate reductase has protein sequence MNVTIDKNSGYCFGVEFAIQMAEDELGQQETLYCLGDIVHNRMEVERLHALGLRIIDREQLEELHNAKVLIRAHGEPPETYELALRNNIELIDASCPVVLKLQNRVKHAFDATTRQNGQVVIYGQPGHAEVIGLTGQTRNEAIIVMTEQDLDQVDFSRPVTLFSQTTKSTAGFYHMKEVIERRISAAGGSLEAFDANDSICRQVSNREPALAKFAVQHDVIIFVSGRKSSNGKALFSVVNKTNPRSYFVENEQELDEEWFLGAESVGICGATSTPMWLMQRVKDRIEEVAAHAV, from the coding sequence ATGAACGTCACCATCGATAAGAATTCCGGCTACTGTTTCGGCGTTGAATTTGCCATTCAAATGGCCGAGGACGAGCTGGGCCAGCAGGAAACGCTCTACTGCCTCGGCGACATTGTGCACAACCGCATGGAGGTAGAGCGCCTGCACGCGCTGGGGTTGCGCATCATCGACCGGGAGCAACTGGAGGAGCTGCACAATGCCAAGGTGCTCATCCGTGCTCATGGCGAGCCGCCGGAAACCTACGAGCTGGCCCTACGCAACAACATTGAGCTCATTGATGCTTCCTGCCCCGTGGTGCTTAAGCTCCAAAACCGAGTGAAGCACGCTTTTGACGCCACTACCCGCCAGAACGGGCAGGTAGTTATATATGGTCAGCCCGGCCACGCCGAGGTAATTGGCCTGACGGGCCAGACCCGCAACGAGGCCATCATCGTCATGACGGAGCAAGACCTCGACCAGGTGGATTTCTCCCGCCCCGTGACCCTGTTCAGCCAGACTACCAAAAGCACGGCCGGCTTCTACCACATGAAAGAGGTGATAGAGCGCCGTATCAGCGCGGCCGGCGGCTCGTTAGAAGCGTTTGATGCCAATGACAGCATCTGCCGGCAGGTGAGCAACCGGGAGCCGGCGCTGGCTAAGTTTGCCGTGCAGCACGACGTTATCATCTTCGTGAGCGGCCGCAAAAGCTCTAATGGCAAAGCCCTGTTCTCGGTAGTAAACAAAACCAATCCGCGCAGCTACTTCGTGGAAAACGAGCAGGAACTAGATGAAGAGTGGTTTCTCGGCGCCGAATCCGTGGGCATCTGCGGGGCAACCAGCACGCCTATGTGGCTGATGCAGCGGGTAAAAGACCGGATTGAAGAGGTAGCCGCCCACGCCGTATAG
- the sucD gene encoding succinate--CoA ligase subunit alpha, whose product MSVLVNKDSKVIVQGFTGSEGSFHAQQMIEYGTNVVGGVTPGKGGTQHLDRPVFNTVAEAVAQAGADTSIIFVPPAFAADAIMEAADAGIKVIVTITEGIPTKDMIAVKEYLKGREDLRMIGPNCPGVMTAGECKVGIMPGFIFQKGRVGIVSKSGTLTYEAVDQLTKAGLGQTTAIGIGGDPIIGTTTKEAVELLMNDPETEGIVMIGEIGGGMEAEAARWIKETGNKKPVVGFIAGQTAPPGRRMGHAGAIVGGADDTAAAKMAIMRECGIHVVDSPAEIGDTMLRVLGNK is encoded by the coding sequence ATGAGTGTTCTGGTCAACAAGGATTCCAAAGTGATTGTGCAGGGCTTCACCGGCTCCGAGGGCTCATTCCACGCCCAGCAGATGATTGAATACGGCACCAACGTAGTAGGTGGCGTAACGCCTGGCAAAGGCGGCACCCAGCACCTGGACCGGCCGGTGTTCAACACCGTGGCCGAAGCCGTAGCCCAGGCCGGCGCCGATACCAGCATCATCTTCGTGCCCCCGGCTTTTGCCGCCGACGCCATCATGGAAGCCGCCGACGCTGGCATTAAAGTTATCGTGACCATCACCGAGGGCATCCCAACCAAGGACATGATTGCGGTGAAGGAATACCTCAAAGGCCGCGAGGATCTGCGCATGATTGGGCCGAACTGCCCCGGCGTAATGACAGCCGGCGAGTGCAAAGTAGGCATCATGCCGGGCTTTATCTTCCAGAAAGGCCGCGTAGGCATCGTCTCGAAGTCGGGCACGCTGACCTACGAGGCCGTTGATCAGCTAACTAAGGCGGGCCTGGGCCAGACCACGGCCATCGGCATCGGCGGTGACCCCATCATTGGTACTACCACCAAGGAAGCCGTGGAACTGCTCATGAACGACCCCGAAACCGAGGGCATCGTAATGATTGGCGAAATCGGCGGCGGCATGGAAGCCGAAGCGGCTCGCTGGATCAAAGAAACCGGCAACAAGAAGCCTGTAGTAGGCTTCATTGCCGGTCAAACGGCTCCTCCCGGCCGCCGCATGGGCCACGCCGGTGCCATCGTAGGTGGTGCCGACGACACGGCCGCTGCTAAAATGGCCATCATGCGCGAGTGCGGCATCCACGTAGTAGATTCGCCCGCCGAAATTGGCGACACGATGCTGCGCGTGTTGGGCAACAAGTAA
- the cmk gene encoding (d)CMP kinase gives MRKIVIAIDGYSSCGKSTTAKAVAAELGYAYIDTGAMYRGVTLYLLEHNISFDDLPRVEQALHDMHIAFKRNRKTGRNELCLDGVIREDEIRQMRISNSVSEVSVIPAVRHAMVRQQQRMGRKRGVVMDGRDIGTTVFPDAEVKIFMTADVMTRALRRQEELAVKDEHVPVEDIVENLRKRDHLDSTRTESPLRRAADAVLLDTTHMMIDEQVDFVLERVSASLFSLAATSWQGHEQK, from the coding sequence ATGAGAAAAATCGTCATTGCCATCGACGGCTACTCTTCCTGTGGCAAAAGCACGACGGCCAAAGCTGTGGCCGCGGAGCTGGGCTACGCCTACATTGATACCGGCGCCATGTACCGGGGCGTCACGCTGTACTTGTTGGAGCATAACATCAGCTTCGACGATCTGCCGCGGGTGGAGCAGGCCTTGCACGACATGCACATTGCCTTCAAGCGCAACCGCAAAACCGGCCGCAATGAGCTCTGCCTCGATGGTGTAATTCGGGAAGATGAAATTCGGCAGATGCGCATTTCCAACTCCGTGAGCGAGGTATCGGTTATTCCGGCGGTGCGCCACGCCATGGTGCGCCAGCAGCAGCGTATGGGTCGCAAGCGGGGGGTAGTAATGGACGGGCGCGACATTGGCACCACGGTTTTCCCCGATGCCGAAGTGAAAATATTCATGACCGCCGACGTCATGACCCGGGCCCTACGCCGGCAAGAAGAGCTGGCCGTGAAAGATGAGCACGTGCCGGTGGAAGATATTGTGGAAAACCTGCGCAAGCGCGACCACCTGGACTCTACCCGCACCGAAAGCCCCCTGCGCCGCGCCGCCGACGCCGTCCTGCTCGACACAACCCACATGATGATTGACGAGCAGGTGGACTTTGTGCTGGAGCGGGTGTCGGCGTCGTTGTTTTCCTTGGCCGCCACGAGCTGGCAGGGCCACGAGCAGAAATAA
- a CDS encoding cell division protein ZapA, which produces MSELSIKIRVADRDYPMRVSPQDEERLRLAGRLLNERLKEFRDRYGIQDKQDLLAMIALSTMADQLKVSKEKDGTDAALTERLARLDELLSGVVLV; this is translated from the coding sequence ATGTCCGAATTATCCATCAAAATCCGCGTTGCTGACCGGGATTACCCCATGCGGGTAAGCCCCCAGGATGAGGAACGCCTGCGCCTCGCGGGCCGGCTGCTAAACGAGCGGCTGAAGGAATTTCGTGACCGGTACGGCATTCAGGATAAGCAGGACTTGCTAGCCATGATTGCGTTATCAACAATGGCTGACCAACTCAAGGTCAGCAAGGAAAAGGACGGGACCGACGCGGCCCTGACCGAGCGCCTTGCGCGCCTGGATGAGCTGCTGTCGGGAGTGGTGCTGGTCTAG